TTTTTGCGCCGATCACGATTGCGACGGCGGGCGGGGTGCGTAATGTGGATCCGGTGAAATTGCGTGCGGCTCAATCTCTGGGGGCGACGCGTGCTCAGCTGCTGCGTTACATCATCATCCCCAGTGCCTTGCCTGATATTTTGACGGGCCTGCGCATTGGGCTGGGAGTAGGGTGGTCAACCCTTGTGGCTTCGGAGCTGGTGGCTGCCACGCGTGGGCTGGGATTCATGGTTCAGTCAGCGGGGCAGTTTCTGGCAACCGATGTGGTGATGGCGGGGATTCTGCTTATCGCTTTGGTGGCGTTTGTGCTTGAAGTCGGCTTGCGTCGTTTACAGGCCAAGCTTGTTCCGTGGCACGGGCAAGCGCGTTAACCCCCTTATTTAGCGTGAACACCGCAGTCTAAGCAGATTTAGCTAGTTCACACCGACCGGGTCAGCCCACCATCCACCTTGATGTTCTGGCCCGTAATGTAGCCTGCGCCATCCGACAACAAGAACGCAATCGTCGCCGCGATTTCCTCGGCTTTGCCATAGCGTCCCATAGGCACGCTTTCTCGCCGTTCTTCGGTCGCGGGCAGGCTATTAATCCAGCCAGGCAGCACGTTGTTCATGCGTACATTCTTGGCTGCATAGCTGTCCGCAAAAATCTTGGTGAAGCTGGCCAGCCCGGCGCGGAATACCGCCGAAGTAGGGAACATTTCCGCAGGCTCAAACGCCCAGGCGGTAGAAATATTCACAATAGCCCCACCACCTTGCGCGGCCATGATGGGTGCCACCAGGCGAGCTGGACGTACGGCATTCAGAAAGTAGACATCCATGCCTGTGTGCCAGTCTTCGTCGCTGATCTCCAGAACCGGGCCGCGCGGGCCATGTCCGGCGGAGCTGACCAGGGCGTCGATACGCCCCCAGCGTTGCATGGTCAGGTCCACCAGCCGCTGCAGGTCCTCGTTGGATTGATTCGATCCTGTCAGACCTAGGCCGCCCAACTCTTTCGCCAAGGCTTCGCCCTTGCCGGACGAGGACAGGATGGCGACGCGGTAGCCATCTTGAGCCAGTCTGCGGGCCGCTGCGGCGCCCATGCCCGAGCCGCCTGCGCTAATAAGTGCTACTTTTTCTACAGTCATGAGAGTCTCCGTGTGTTGAGATTGATACTATTATTTCAGCCTGAAGCAGAAAAATCATGCGATAAATAAGCCTTCAAGGGTGTAGAGAAACTACTGACAGAATATGGCTAAATCCCGCCGCTCCTTGCCTCCGCTCAATGCCTTGCGTGCTTTTGAGGTATCTGGTCGTCGTTTGAGTTTCCGTGCCGCAGCGGATGAGCTGGGCGTGACTCAAGGTGCTGTCGCCCAGCAAGTCCGGGCCTTGGAAGAACATCTGGGGCTGGCGCTGTTTCAGCGTCACCCGCGTGGGCTGCAACTGACTGTAGCGGGCGCGGCCTATCTGGCCGAGGTGACTCGTGCTTTTGATACCTTGGCCGATGCAACAGGGCGCTTGTTGGTACGCCCCGATACGGTCACGATCAGCGTTACGCCTACGGTCGCTGCCAAATTACTGATTCCTCGCCTGGGGGATTTGCAGGCGGCCTTGCCCGATGTGGAGCTACGTACCGTGGCAACGGAAGCCTTGTCGGATTTTGAGCGCGATCAGGTTGATATTGCCGTGCGCCTGACTCGCCCGCCTTTTGCGGCGGACCTGGAGGCCAAGTTATTGTTTCGTCAGGATTTAGTGGCCGTAGCCAGCCCTCGTTTGGTGGGGAATATGACGCTTCCTTTGTCCAGTGAACAACTGCGTGCCTTGCCTTTATTGCATGACGCTCAAGGGCATTGGGCTACCTTCTTGAAAACCAGCAGCAAGTTGCCGGGCGCAGTATTCAACCAGACCACGCTGGCATTGGACGCCGCGATGGCGGGTCAAGGTGTGGCCTTGGCGTGCAAGGCCTTTGTGGCAATGGATCTGGCCGCCGGGCGTTTAGTGCAGGTGGCGGCGGCAGGGACCTTGGGGCCGGATTTCTATCTGGTGCGCAATCGTTCAGCCCCGGTCAGACAGTCGGTGGAGGCAGTATGGAATTGGTGCTTAAACAGATTGTTATATCGCTAGCTTGATGATTGGCATGTTCAAGCTAGCGTTGGCAACCGTTTCGAAACAGGCTGGCAAGAGTATGTGCGAGAGAGATGGGCTTGCCGGATTGTAGTTCAGTGTTTTTGGTCTTCCTGATGCAAAGGGCTAAACTGGCCGCACTTCTGGTGCAGCAGCACCCAGCTTTTTACAGGAAAAAAATATGAGCACACCGCTTCCCTGTCCTCAGTGCACCTTGGAAAATACCTACCATGACACGGAGCAATGGGTATGTGCCGATTGTGGCTATGAATGGCAAGACGCGGACCCGGTCGCCGAGTCTGAGACCGATGGCGACGAGCTGATCGTTAAAGACAGCAACGGCAACTTGCTGGCCGCGGGCGACGATGTGATTCTGATCCGCGACTTGAAGGTCAAAGGCTCCAGCACCTTGAAGAAAGGGGCCAAGGCCAAAGGCATACGTCTGGTTCGTGGTGATCATGAAGTCGATTGCAAGATTGATGGCATCAGCTACTTGTTGAAGGCTATGTACTTGAAGAAAGCCTAAGCGTTCAGACCTGATGGCTTGGCGCATAAAAAAACGATAGTGGCGGAACCACTATCGTTTTTAATCTTAACGGAGTGAGTGCCGCTTTATTTCAGGCAGGCTTTGATTTTTTCCAGATCTGGGCCGTCAATAGGACGCCCCAGGTTAAAGGGCATGGAGGTCTCGCGCCAGTCCTTGTAGTCATGCAGATACTCCATCTGGCTGGCATATACCTTGGCGGCATCGGGGTTGCTGCAAGCCATGGAAATCATCACCTCGTTGGTGACTTGCTGAATGGTCTTCAGGCTTTCATCATCCATGCGGTGGATTTCCACGCCAGCTTTCTGGAAGGTGCGCAGACCTTCCGTCGCCTTTTTCTCTGTAAAAGCGATGGACCACATCATGGTGGCGTCGGCGGCAATTTGCAGTTTCTCCTTGGCCGAATCACTGAGTGCATCCCAGGCGGTTTTATTGATCATGACGCCAAACACGGAAGCGGACTGGTGCCAACCCGGCGTTGTCCAGTGCTTGGTGACCTGATGCAGCCCGGCAGAAACGTCCACGTTCGGCGTGGAGAACTCGGCTCCCTCGATCACGCCACGCTCAAGCGATTGATACAGCTCCTGACCCGCCATGGACACCTGCGTGCCACCAATTTTTTCAAGCACCTTGCCTTGTTCCAGACCAGAGAGACGCAGGCGCTTGCCCTTGATTTCTTCCAGATTGCGAATCGGCACATTGGTATGGAAGCCGGATTCGTTATTGGTGATGGCGTAGGGGAGGTACACCATGCCGTACTTGCCGTAGATCTCGTTATAAAGCTCGGCGCCACCCCATTCCTTGATCCAGTTTGCGTAGTCAACCGCGTTGAACAGGCTGGAGTGTGTTCCTAAAGGGGAGAAAGCCGGGTTGCGGCCGGCCCAATAGCCCGGCCAGTCGGCCCCGGCCTGGATGGTGCCGGATTCGACCGCGCTGAATACTTCGCCAGTCGGCACCAGGGCGCCACCTTCGTAGAATTCGATTTTCAGCTCGTCACCGACCAGCTTGTTGGCCAGTTCCACCCACTTCTTGTCCAGTTCAACCAGCTCGATGGAGGCGGGCCAGGTACTGGTCATGGTCCACTTTTGTGCTGCCTGGCTCAGGCCGCTCATGCTCAGCAGGGCAAAGCCGGTCAAGGCGAAGAGTGCCTTCTTCGTTAGCTTCATGGTGTCTCCTTGTTTTATTTAAGTTCCGTACAGGACGGTGGGTAGCCAAGTGGCCAGGCCAGGGAAAATGGCCAGCAAGATGCACATCAGAATAATCAGGCCAATGAATGGAACCACCCCGCTGATGATCTCCATGGTCTTCACAGATTTAGGCGTGATGGCCCGCAAATAGAAAAGGGCATAACCAAAGGGCGGGGTCAGGAAAGAGGTTTGCAAAACAACGGCGACCAGAATCACAAACCAGAGCAGGCTGATGCCCATTTCCTGCACAATCGGCAAGAGAATCGGGAAGGACAAGAGGACAATACCGGTCCAGTCCAGAAAGCAGCCCAGTACAAAAATAATCAACAGCATGACCACAATAAGCAGCCAGGGCTCCATATCCAGGCCACGCATCAGGTCTTGTGCAGCGCCCAAACCGCCGGTGATATTAAAGACGCCAGTAAAGGCGGTTGCACCTACCACGATAAATAAAATCATGGAGGAAGTACGGCCCGTTTCGTAAAGCGCATTGAGGAAAATGGACCATTTGAATTTGCCCCGGAAAATAACGATCAGCAGGGACAGCAATACCCCAATGGCCGAGGCTTCGGTGGCCGTTGCAATACCGGCCAGCATGGAGCCCAGAATGCCCAGAATCAGAAAGATGGGGGGCACGGCTTCCACCAGCAGCATGCGGATCAAGGCGGGTCTGGAGATCTTTTCATCGGGCTCCACGGAAGGAGCGCGTTCCGGGTGACGCCAGGCAACAAACACGACCCACACGGCATAGAGCAGGCCCAGCAGCACGCCAGGAATCAGCGCGCCAGCAAACAACTCACCGATAGACAGCGGGGAGTAGCTGGCCATCAAGATCAGCATGATGGAAGGTGGAATCAAAATACCTAAACACCCCGAGGCCGCAATCACCCCTGTGGTGAGCTTGGGGCAGTAGCCGTATCGCAACATGGGACGCAGGGCCATCATGCCGGTGACCGTAATGGAAGCACCAATAATGCCTGTGGTAGCGGCCAGCAAAATGGAGATGAACACCACCGCCAGCGCCAGCCCGCCACGAACGCGGGACATCAGCAGGCGCAAGGCCTCGAACATTTTGTCGGTTACTTCGGAGTCAGACAAAAAGCGTGCCATCAGGATGAACAAGGGGATGGCGATCAGCGTGTAGTTGTCCAGAACATCGCCGTAAATGCGGTTGACCACAATGCCCAGCACCATGGGCTTGCCCGCGACCAGCGCACCGATAACGGCCGTGCTGCCCAGAACAAAGGCCAAGGGATGACCCATGAACAGCCCCAGCAACAGCAGGCCACCCATCACCAATGCAATCAGTTCAGGCGTCATGGCGGGGGGCTTCCTTATGAATCAGCAAACGGACGACTTCAGCAATGCCTTGCAACAGCAGCAGTGCAGCGGCAAGAACCATGGACATCTTCAAGGGATAAACGGGCAATTGCACCGCGCCGTAGGTGGTTTCACCTTGAGCTAACGAGCGCATGGCGAAATCGTAGCTGCGAGTCAGAAAGACCCAGGCAAAGGGGAAGAAGAAAATCAGATAGCCCGCAATCTCGGTCCATTTGCGGACAGTGGGGGAAAAGCGGTTGATTAGCAGATCCACCCGGACATGGGCCTGGTGTTTAAGCGCGTAGGCACCCAGCATCAGAAAGTAAAACCCATATAGCTGCTTGGTGACGTCAAAAGTCCAGCGAGTGGGCTGATTCATCACGTAGCGCATGAACACTTCGTAAATAATGATGGTGGAGAAAATAATGGCGATAAAGGAGATGAGCCTCCCTATCCATTCATTCGTTGAGTCGATTAGACGCAAAACCATGCTTGTCCCTTATGTTCGTTTTTATGGGCGACATCTCTGTTTTAGTCTATGAGCAAGATCGGGACGGTCACAACTTGGGTTTACCCTTACGTCAACCTGAATTAAATAATTAAGGGTAATAAGGCGTAAATAGAGATGATTTACTCATCCGTTCATGCTTGGTTTGATATCTGTAAAGGGCTGGCGCAGGGAATTGAGATTAGCGGCTGAGAACCGTTCTTCTCTTGTGTGTAGTACGACGTAGGAGCCCTGGTTTTGGCAGATATTCCACAGCATCTATCTGATAATGAGAATTATTTGCTAATATCATGCACTTCCCGCGTTTCTCTGATTTGCTCCATGGCCCGTTCCCCCACGTCCAAAAAACCTTGGCTCGCCTACTATGGCGAGCTGATCGGCGTGTGGGCGCGGCGCTCGGGTAATCGGGCTGAGGCCGAGGATGCTACTCACGATGTCATGGTGCGCGCCCTGGAAGCGGATTGGCCCGGCCTGCCCAACCCCAATCCGCGTGCCTACTTTCATCGCAGCGTGCGCAATCGTTTGATTGATGTGCATCGTCATTCCAATTTTTTGGAGACTGTGCCTTTGCATCAGCTGGGGGAGGACGAGCACCCTTTGGAGCACGACTCTGACAGTTCCATACGCACTTCGCAGTTGCTGTCCTCCTTGAAAGAGGCCTTGAGCGAGTTGTCACCCAAATGTCGGCAAGTCTTCTTGTGGCACCGGCTGGAGGGATATACTCAAGCGGAAATTGCAGACAAGCTGAACATTTCCGTGAATATGGTCGAGAAATACATGATCCAGGCCATGCGCCATCTGCGTGAGCGCCTGAAAAATCATGCTCCCCATTAAGAGGACAAAGGGCACTTGGCCCGCGTAGGCAAGACTAACAATCCCGGCTGTCTGCTCTTTGTATTTTGCTGCTTTCCATGACCTCAGAATCTTCCTCCCTTCCTGACAATCCCCACGATGCCGCTGCCTACTGGTTTGCGCGTGTGCACTCGGGCGATTTCAGCGTGGCAGAGGAAAAGCGGTTTCTGGAGTGGCGACAGGCAGATAGCCAGAATGAGTTTGAGTATCGGGCCCTGGAGAGCATCTGGCAAAGCAGCTTGCTGATTCCGGATGAGGAATTGCGGGAGATGCTGGATGATGCTGATTTAGCTTCGATCCCGACTGCTCATACCAGCTCCGCTTCAACGCAGGCTTTTGACTCCGAGTCTGGCTCCCATCCTGCATCGATGCGTAATTTTTCAGAGTCGATGAACTCGGGTTCCGGGTCGCCTACAGGCGCATACGGATCAAATGAGTCGTCCAGGGCTTCCTTTGCCGTCCCCCCCAACGCAGCACGCCGCCGTTTTCTCTGGCAAGGTGCCACGCTTGGCACCGTCGCCCTACTAGGAGCAGGCGGTGTTTACATCGCTCAACAAGATACCGTCAGCCACGCGCTGAGCTACACCACTGCCTTCGGTGAACAAAGAACCGTGACGCTACCCGATGGCTCCGAAGTCCATATGAATGTTTCCACGGAGTTGGTACTGCACTATCAGACTCACCGGCGTCAGTTGAGCTTGCTGAAAGGGGAAGCGATGTTTGCGGTTCAAAGTGACAAGAACCGTCCTTTCATCGTGGATGCCGGGCAAGTGCAGGTTGAAGTCACAGGCACTGTATTCAATGTGCGTCGTCATGCCCAAGGCAATGTAGAGGTCGCCGTAACCGAAGGCTCCGTCCAAGTCTCGTCCGGGCCCTGGTGGAATCGCCAACAAGCATCGCTGACACCGGGCATGTTGGCGCAGGGTAGCGAAGAGCAGGCCTGGTCGGTGCAGCGCACGGATGTAGCGGCACGTACCGCCTGGCGACAAGGCAAAGTGGTATTCCGGGATCAGACCCTGGATGAAGTCGTGCAGGAAATGAACCGCTATCTGCCTGAACCGATTGAGCTGATGGACGAAAAACTCAAGCGCCTGCGCATGGCGGGTGTTTTTAATATCGAAGATGCGCAGGGCTTTTTGTTGGCGTTGCAGGAGCAATTGCCGGTGATGGTGGTGACCCGTTCGGATGGGCGATTTGTGTTGATTCTAGAGTAGTGGGGTTGCGGGGGGAGGCAGAGCGCGATGAGTTTGCCGCTTTGTTAATTGATTTTGAGTCAGACAAAAAGAGTCTTTAGTGCTAAAAAATATTGCCAACTTTTTTTGCCATCTTGTTGTGAGTCGACCTAAGGACAATAGTTTAAGGTGATTGAATTGTGTCACTCGTTAAGTGGCGTACTCCATATGACCTAGCTCCGTCGCCAAATATGTGAGCTAAATTAGTGAGCAGGTGCTCATGAGTATCGCTTGTTAGGTTTTGGAGAGAGGAGACTGGTACTAGTGTTACTTCGGGATTGGTTGAGCCAGCTCTTACTAAGAAAGCTAAGTATTCACCTTGCAACCAAACGGCAACATATGGAACAACCGAGGTATCTCCGCAGGAGTAACGGTCTGTCGCATATAAGGAGATACCAAGACATGCTGCTCTTGCACCCTTGTTTGGAGAAAAAAGTGCCGATCGAACCGAGCTAAATCGAGATTGTGTTCCTCCACGATGTCTTCGCCATTTAGGAGTTCCTGTTTTTTCATTCATTTGATGAATACCGAATTCGACGACATCATGTCTATCAAGTTGTTGAAGCGCAGTGTCCCAAGACATTGTGACTCCTTTGATGAGTAAGGCTAGTTTCTAACGCTTAGTAAAATGAGTGGGTCGTATTTTTTAGGCAGAAAGGTGATTAATTTTTTTGGTTACAGAGAATTGTTAAGTGGTCTGGCTTCTACAATTTATTTTTATTATCGAATAAAAAATTAGGCTTCTACGTACGGTATTTCAGTAATTTTATTTTCTGTTTTCCTTGTAAATTAGCTGAGTAATTGGTTGTTCTGAAATCTTTTTTATTTTCCATGATAGGGTATCAGGTCTGTTAACTGGAATTGGCTGCTCTCACTTTTGTTTCGCTACCATAAGGTTGAGCCAGCAAGGTTTGCTCTTTCTATTTCCACAAGATCCACTAGCTTGTGTACTGAATCTAGCAATTGTTTATGGTCTTGTGCGGGTGAATATTCAAGAACCTTCAGGTTATAGTTTTTCGAAAGCATTTTTTTGTATTCGCTAGATATTTTCCCTGAGAGAGCAACATACTGGGGTGGTGCCGCTCCGAATGAACGTGCATATTGCTCCAGCACCAATGCTAGATCAGGATCGTTCATTCCGCATCCGATGAAAAGGAAAGTATGAGTCAGAACAAGCGCGTCGATAGCTTTATAAAAATTAGCATTTTTATTTCGGATATCGGCATAGTCTTCGCGTGTAAATATTAACTTGTCTGGAGTATCTATACATCCGTGGATTTTCAAAATTAATCGTTGATTTCCTCCTCCTCTTAACACCCTGGGAATGTCATCGTCATAATATTTTTTTACTTTTAACAGATTATGACTCTGGGCTGTCGCATAGTTATCAAATATTTTATCAAAATTTGGCGTTAGAACAATCGATGAGTCTAGTGAGAATACGGCCTTATGAAGCTCATTGGGAAGAAACTGTGGATTTAAAAATTGTTGCTCTACAAAAGGAATCCAATCGTGTTCCAGTTTATATTTTATAAGTTGGCAACAACTAAGATAATCTCCATTGTTTAAGAGCCTTTTCATCTCAGTTTTACTTCCTGTGCAGCGCGTAATCCCTGCCTCTAAGAAACTCTTCCATGAGGGAGGGGTTTGACCTGCTGCATTGAGAGACGTCATGGAGGCGCCTGCTCCTAAAAACAATACCGAACGCCGCCTCGCAATCGCGGACACTAGATCATCAGGCCACGAAATCATTCAAGACCTCAATGCTGTAATTGAAATTTGCAGCAATACCGGTGAACAACTCTAATGATTCATTGACCTTGGTGAAATGAGCTCCTACGATGCCGTCTGCATTTTTAAGTTCAAATACAGGCTTGCGGCTGTTTTGTGACATCGGAATTAAGCTGTGTAGATTTGGGATTGACCCGAGTTGGTAATTGAGGCCAACAGGCTTAGCCTGGTCTTTCAATAAGGTTTTTTCGATCGCCTGTGGTACTTCTGACATGATTTTTTCGTATGCTTTGACTGCCCTTCGTTCGCCCGAAGCATCTCGTTTTGCCGTGTATTGCTGATTTACGTAGCCGAGAAGGCGTAGCCTAAAGCTTAGGTCTGAAATTTCAGTTTCGTCAGCATCAGGGAGCGCACTGAGTTGCAAATCTAGGCGTCGCTTCCAGTCTTTCAGCCATGTTGAAATGTTTTCAGTTGCACGTATGCTGAAAATATCCATGGATAATGGCAAGATAAAATAATCGCAGGCAATTAATACGGCTCTATTAATTGATCCTAATGATGGCCCCATATCGAAAAAAACATAATCGTAATCTTCGCATTTGCTGAGAAATTCCCGAAACATGTATGTGGTGCGAATACCACGTACACCACCTGAATTCCAGTCCGCCGCGAGCGTATCTTCGATTAGTGCAAGACGTGGGTCACCCAATAATACATCTACTTTAAAGGTGGAGGATTTTCTGTATTTATTATCTGTAGAATAACCTTTCCCCTGCGAAAGAGGTCGAGCCATTGAATAAATTGTGAAGGCTGATTTCTTGTCGTAAATTTCTTTTAAAACGCTATCTTTAAACATGTATTGAGTAGCGTTCGTTTGGGGATCTGCGTCCACTATCAGGATTTTCTTTCCTTTATGAATTGCCAGATAAGCGGCTAAGTTGCATGTCAGCGTCGTTTTGCCAACACCGCCCTTGTTGGTGAAAAAAGCAATTGATTTCATAGGATTGGTTTCGTAGTTTGATAACGATTGCATGATTCTAGCTGACAGCTCAGGTTTTTGGCAGATTTGCGTGGGTCTCCAGCAATTGGCGTGCGAGGTAGTGAGTTGTGGTTGTTCGGAGTCGCTAAAAGGTATGCTCTATGTCGAAAGATGTTCTGAGGGTGATAAGGGCTGTAGTAAAAGTTGACGCTGAGAAATAAGATTGCCGATGAGCCTCGTAAAATTTATGGCTGTTTTCCGGACCCGAAGACCCGATTGGGGCTGAAAGCAGATATAGGTATGTTTTTATCAAGTAAGTTATAGAAAAATGAGATCTATTTAAAATGGAACTTAACTGAGCACTAATTCGGTTGCCTCAATAGTGGTTTGCTCGTCAGTTATACACTCCGTCAAGCTCCCATTCAGGGTTTTCCACCCCCCATCCGTTGTA
This genomic window from Alcaligenes faecalis contains:
- a CDS encoding SDR family oxidoreductase → MTVEKVALISAGGSGMGAAAARRLAQDGYRVAILSSSGKGEALAKELGGLGLTGSNQSNEDLQRLVDLTMQRWGRIDALVSSAGHGPRGPVLEISDEDWHTGMDVYFLNAVRPARLVAPIMAAQGGGAIVNISTAWAFEPAEMFPTSAVFRAGLASFTKIFADSYAAKNVRMNNVLPGWINSLPATEERRESVPMGRYGKAEEIAATIAFLLSDGAGYITGQNIKVDGGLTRSV
- a CDS encoding LysR substrate-binding domain-containing protein, coding for MAKSRRSLPPLNALRAFEVSGRRLSFRAAADELGVTQGAVAQQVRALEEHLGLALFQRHPRGLQLTVAGAAYLAEVTRAFDTLADATGRLLVRPDTVTISVTPTVAAKLLIPRLGDLQAALPDVELRTVATEALSDFERDQVDIAVRLTRPPFAADLEAKLLFRQDLVAVASPRLVGNMTLPLSSEQLRALPLLHDAQGHWATFLKTSSKLPGAVFNQTTLALDAAMAGQGVALACKAFVAMDLAAGRLVQVAAAGTLGPDFYLVRNRSAPVRQSVEAVWNWCLNRLLYR
- a CDS encoding zinc ribbon domain-containing protein YjdM → MSTPLPCPQCTLENTYHDTEQWVCADCGYEWQDADPVAESETDGDELIVKDSNGNLLAAGDDVILIRDLKVKGSSTLKKGAKAKGIRLVRGDHEVDCKIDGISYLLKAMYLKKA
- the dctP gene encoding TRAP transporter substrate-binding protein DctP translates to MKLTKKALFALTGFALLSMSGLSQAAQKWTMTSTWPASIELVELDKKWVELANKLVGDELKIEFYEGGALVPTGEVFSAVESGTIQAGADWPGYWAGRNPAFSPLGTHSSLFNAVDYANWIKEWGGAELYNEIYGKYGMVYLPYAITNNESGFHTNVPIRNLEEIKGKRLRLSGLEQGKVLEKIGGTQVSMAGQELYQSLERGVIEGAEFSTPNVDVSAGLHQVTKHWTTPGWHQSASVFGVMINKTAWDALSDSAKEKLQIAADATMMWSIAFTEKKATEGLRTFQKAGVEIHRMDDESLKTIQQVTNEVMISMACSNPDAAKVYASQMEYLHDYKDWRETSMPFNLGRPIDGPDLEKIKACLK
- a CDS encoding TRAP transporter large permease, giving the protein MTPELIALVMGGLLLLGLFMGHPLAFVLGSTAVIGALVAGKPMVLGIVVNRIYGDVLDNYTLIAIPLFILMARFLSDSEVTDKMFEALRLLMSRVRGGLALAVVFISILLAATTGIIGASITVTGMMALRPMLRYGYCPKLTTGVIAASGCLGILIPPSIMLILMASYSPLSIGELFAGALIPGVLLGLLYAVWVVFVAWRHPERAPSVEPDEKISRPALIRMLLVEAVPPIFLILGILGSMLAGIATATEASAIGVLLSLLIVIFRGKFKWSIFLNALYETGRTSSMILFIVVGATAFTGVFNITGGLGAAQDLMRGLDMEPWLLIVVMLLIIFVLGCFLDWTGIVLLSFPILLPIVQEMGISLLWFVILVAVVLQTSFLTPPFGYALFYLRAITPKSVKTMEIISGVVPFIGLIILMCILLAIFPGLATWLPTVLYGT
- a CDS encoding TRAP transporter small permease subunit yields the protein MVLRLIDSTNEWIGRLISFIAIIFSTIIIYEVFMRYVMNQPTRWTFDVTKQLYGFYFLMLGAYALKHQAHVRVDLLINRFSPTVRKWTEIAGYLIFFFPFAWVFLTRSYDFAMRSLAQGETTYGAVQLPVYPLKMSMVLAAALLLLQGIAEVVRLLIHKEAPRHDA
- a CDS encoding RNA polymerase sigma factor translates to MARSPTSKKPWLAYYGELIGVWARRSGNRAEAEDATHDVMVRALEADWPGLPNPNPRAYFHRSVRNRLIDVHRHSNFLETVPLHQLGEDEHPLEHDSDSSIRTSQLLSSLKEALSELSPKCRQVFLWHRLEGYTQAEIADKLNISVNMVEKYMIQAMRHLRERLKNHAPH
- a CDS encoding FecR family protein, with the translated sequence MTSESSSLPDNPHDAAAYWFARVHSGDFSVAEEKRFLEWRQADSQNEFEYRALESIWQSSLLIPDEELREMLDDADLASIPTAHTSSASTQAFDSESGSHPASMRNFSESMNSGSGSPTGAYGSNESSRASFAVPPNAARRRFLWQGATLGTVALLGAGGVYIAQQDTVSHALSYTTAFGEQRTVTLPDGSEVHMNVSTELVLHYQTHRRQLSLLKGEAMFAVQSDKNRPFIVDAGQVQVEVTGTVFNVRRHAQGNVEVAVTEGSVQVSSGPWWNRQQASLTPGMLAQGSEEQAWSVQRTDVAARTAWRQGKVVFRDQTLDEVVQEMNRYLPEPIELMDEKLKRLRMAGVFNIEDAQGFLLALQEQLPVMVVTRSDGRFVLILE
- a CDS encoding SIR2 family NAD-dependent protein deacylase encodes the protein MTSLNAAGQTPPSWKSFLEAGITRCTGSKTEMKRLLNNGDYLSCCQLIKYKLEHDWIPFVEQQFLNPQFLPNELHKAVFSLDSSIVLTPNFDKIFDNYATAQSHNLLKVKKYYDDDIPRVLRGGGNQRLILKIHGCIDTPDKLIFTREDYADIRNKNANFYKAIDALVLTHTFLFIGCGMNDPDLALVLEQYARSFGAAPPQYVALSGKISSEYKKMLSKNYNLKVLEYSPAQDHKQLLDSVHKLVDLVEIERANLAGSTLW
- a CDS encoding AAA family ATPase codes for the protein MKSIAFFTNKGGVGKTTLTCNLAAYLAIHKGKKILIVDADPQTNATQYMFKDSVLKEIYDKKSAFTIYSMARPLSQGKGYSTDNKYRKSSTFKVDVLLGDPRLALIEDTLAADWNSGGVRGIRTTYMFREFLSKCEDYDYVFFDMGPSLGSINRAVLIACDYFILPLSMDIFSIRATENISTWLKDWKRRLDLQLSALPDADETEISDLSFRLRLLGYVNQQYTAKRDASGERRAVKAYEKIMSEVPQAIEKTLLKDQAKPVGLNYQLGSIPNLHSLIPMSQNSRKPVFELKNADGIVGAHFTKVNESLELFTGIAANFNYSIEVLNDFVA